Proteins from one Rhodoflexus caldus genomic window:
- a CDS encoding Tex family protein, translating to MEKHFLQIAGELTIAPRQVQATIELLDSGATVPFISRYRKEVTGSLDEVAVATIRDRIAQLRELDKRREAILESMRELGKLTPELEAAFMAAETLARLEDLYLPYRPKRRTKATEAKEKGLEPLADILQEQDSNTDLLQAVLSFINEEKGVKTIEEALTGARHIIAERVSEDAQARANMRELFLKKGKFKAKVLAGKEAEAQKYKDYFDWEEDIANAPSHRILAMRRAEKENFISLTSFPEEEEALFLLINQFVKGDSPSSEQVKMAVVDAYHRLLGPSMETEIRAITKKRADEEAIKVFADNLRQLLLASPLGEKRVLAIDPGFRTGCKVVCLDAQGKLLHNDTIYPHEPQKQTAEAGMKIRKLCEEYDIQAVAIGNGTAGRETEQFVKNIHLPKNIQIVMVNESGASVYSASDVARKEFPNHDVTVRGAVSIGRRLMDPLAELVKIDPKSIGVGQYQHDVDQSALKHSLDDVVISCVNAVGVEVNTASKELLTYVSGLGPSLAQNIVDYRNLYGPFKTRSELKKVPRLGDKVFEQAAGFLRIRNGENPLDASAVHPESYHIVEQMAADLQCTVQDLIRSEDLRKKIDLKKYVTDKVGLPTLQDILKELAKPGRDPREQFEAFAFDDSVHSISDLKVGMRLPGIVTNITNFGAFVDIGVHQDGLVHLSQMADRFIEHPSEVVKVHQRVMVTVTEVDEPRKRIALSMKGLQASPPAAEKKAKTNKNAESGNRQGKRPQTKPEPEEDMSILLAKLKSKFR from the coding sequence ATGGAAAAACATTTCCTGCAAATCGCCGGCGAACTGACCATCGCCCCAAGGCAGGTGCAAGCTACAATTGAGTTGTTGGACAGCGGCGCTACCGTACCGTTTATCTCCCGTTATCGCAAGGAAGTTACCGGTAGCCTCGACGAAGTAGCCGTAGCAACCATTCGCGACCGAATAGCCCAACTGCGCGAACTGGACAAGCGCCGAGAAGCTATTTTGGAGTCTATGCGTGAACTGGGCAAACTTACGCCTGAACTGGAAGCGGCTTTTATGGCTGCCGAAACGCTGGCACGGCTGGAAGACTTGTATCTACCCTATCGCCCCAAAAGGCGCACCAAAGCCACAGAAGCCAAAGAGAAAGGACTGGAACCCCTTGCCGACATCTTGCAGGAACAAGACAGCAATACAGACCTTTTACAGGCCGTATTGAGTTTTATCAACGAAGAAAAAGGCGTTAAAACCATAGAAGAAGCGCTGACCGGCGCACGCCACATTATTGCAGAACGAGTAAGCGAAGATGCGCAGGCGCGTGCCAACATGCGTGAACTGTTCCTCAAAAAAGGAAAATTCAAAGCCAAAGTATTGGCAGGAAAAGAAGCCGAAGCGCAGAAATACAAAGATTATTTTGACTGGGAAGAAGATATTGCCAACGCTCCTTCGCACCGCATACTGGCCATGCGCCGCGCGGAAAAAGAGAATTTTATTTCCCTGACCTCATTTCCCGAAGAAGAAGAAGCGCTGTTTTTGCTGATTAATCAGTTTGTAAAAGGCGACAGCCCAAGCTCCGAACAGGTAAAAATGGCCGTAGTAGATGCCTATCATCGCCTGTTGGGGCCTTCTATGGAAACCGAAATCAGGGCTATTACCAAAAAGCGCGCCGATGAGGAGGCTATTAAAGTTTTTGCTGACAACCTGCGCCAGTTGCTGCTTGCCTCCCCCTTGGGCGAAAAACGCGTGCTGGCCATAGACCCGGGCTTCCGCACAGGCTGCAAAGTCGTTTGTTTAGATGCACAGGGCAAACTGCTGCACAACGACACCATCTACCCGCACGAACCGCAAAAACAAACCGCCGAAGCGGGTATGAAAATTCGCAAACTATGCGAAGAATATGACATTCAGGCAGTTGCCATAGGTAACGGAACAGCAGGACGCGAAACCGAACAGTTCGTAAAAAACATTCACCTACCCAAAAATATTCAGATAGTGATGGTGAACGAAAGCGGTGCTTCGGTGTATTCCGCCTCCGACGTTGCCCGCAAAGAGTTCCCTAACCATGATGTAACCGTGCGCGGTGCTGTCTCCATCGGTCGCCGCCTGATGGATCCGCTGGCAGAGTTGGTTAAAATAGACCCCAAATCTATTGGTGTAGGGCAGTACCAGCACGATGTAGACCAATCGGCACTGAAACATTCACTGGACGATGTAGTCATAAGTTGCGTAAATGCGGTTGGGGTAGAAGTCAATACGGCAAGTAAAGAATTGCTCACCTACGTTTCAGGGCTGGGGCCTTCGTTGGCACAAAACATTGTAGATTACCGCAACCTATACGGGCCTTTTAAAACACGCAGCGAACTGAAAAAAGTACCCCGCTTAGGCGACAAAGTATTTGAGCAGGCCGCAGGCTTTTTGCGCATTCGCAACGGGGAAAACCCCTTAGATGCAAGTGCGGTTCATCCCGAAAGCTACCATATTGTTGAGCAAATGGCTGCCGACCTGCAATGCACCGTACAAGACCTGATTCGCAGCGAAGATTTGCGCAAAAAAATTGACCTTAAAAAATACGTAACCGATAAAGTCGGGCTGCCCACTTTGCAGGATATTTTGAAAGAATTGGCTAAACCGGGGCGCGACCCGCGCGAGCAATTTGAGGCTTTTGCCTTTGATGACAGCGTGCACAGCATCAGCGACCTGAAAGTAGGCATGCGACTGCCGGGAATAGTTACCAACATTACCAATTTTGGTGCTTTTGTAGATATTGGCGTACATCAGGACGGCCTCGTACACCTCAGCCAAATGGCAGACCGTTTTATTGAGCACCCAAGCGAGGTAGTAAAAGTACACCAACGCGTAATGGTTACGGTTACTGAGGTAGATGAACCAAGAAAGCGCATTGCCCTAAGTATGAAAGGATTGCAGGCCTCGCCTCCTGCTGCCGAGAAGAAAGCCAAAACCAACAAAAATGCCGAATCGGGCAACCGGCAGGGTAAGCGCCCGCAAACCAAACCGGAGCCTGAAGAAGATATGAGCATCCTGCTGGCAAAACTCAAATCCAAATTCAGATAA
- a CDS encoding cation:proton antiporter, protein MNRYVTFYGIVVIVLTAFLWWIFHQGNALEQAKTIISASEPATVPDLSISEFWQPFAENLHHPVALLLVQVIVIVFFARLMGILATRIGQPSVVGEIVAGIILGPSVVGGIFPEFSAVLFPTESLKSLQALSQFGLVLFMFIIGMELDISILRHQAKSAVIVSHASILFPYVLGVGLSYFLYVEYAPANISFTAFGLFMGIAMSITAFPVLARIVQERGLSKTPVGSMVITCAAADDITAWCILAAVIAVVKAGTAVSTLFIIVAALAYVLVMLYVVRPFLVKFAEVYASKENINRTVIAFIFLLVLISSFITELIGIHALFGAFLAGAIIPHNLRFKEILAEKIEDISLVLLLPIFFVFTGLRTQIGLLSDGNLWSICLLVIATAVVGKFFGSALPARIVGQSWHDSFVIGALMNTRGLMELVVLNIGYELGVLSPEIFAMMVLMAVLTTMMTGPALDLIEKLSERLRPAQNAHAASDRYHILISFGVPAMGRKLLQLAMQMGAPPYNNLQITALHITPNSQVSPIDAQIFEQEGFAPVKEMANQLHIDINCIYRTTDDLVKEVEDTVEEGKFDFLLVGSARSLFTTDRTGGIVQRFLHEIDTEIGILVDRGLDKIKKLLLLLDAPGDMALLPYVQRFAEGGAQHLTVLQTDQYLSDEKSLMQKNFSESFAVDILEVTSATVDWPLKGYDLVLISRRTYEKLTEQSPEWVAKCPNILIIRSVN, encoded by the coding sequence GTGAATCGTTATGTAACATTCTACGGCATTGTGGTTATTGTTCTGACAGCATTTCTCTGGTGGATATTTCATCAGGGAAATGCTTTGGAACAGGCTAAAACAATTATTAGTGCCTCCGAACCGGCAACCGTCCCCGACCTTTCCATAAGCGAATTTTGGCAGCCCTTTGCCGAAAATCTTCATCATCCTGTTGCGCTGCTGCTCGTTCAGGTAATCGTGATTGTATTTTTTGCCCGTTTAATGGGCATTTTAGCCACCCGCATCGGGCAACCTTCTGTTGTGGGTGAAATAGTCGCAGGAATTATTTTAGGCCCCTCGGTAGTGGGCGGCATCTTCCCCGAATTTTCAGCCGTACTTTTCCCTACTGAATCTCTCAAAAGTCTGCAAGCACTCAGTCAGTTTGGGCTGGTGCTTTTTATGTTTATTATAGGCATGGAGCTCGACATCTCCATTTTACGGCATCAGGCCAAATCGGCCGTAATTGTCAGCCATGCAAGTATTTTGTTCCCTTATGTGTTAGGGGTCGGTCTGTCCTATTTTTTGTATGTTGAATACGCACCCGCCAATATCAGCTTTACGGCATTCGGCCTGTTCATGGGCATAGCCATGAGCATTACCGCCTTCCCCGTCCTTGCACGCATCGTACAGGAAAGGGGACTAAGCAAAACGCCCGTAGGAAGCATGGTCATCACTTGTGCGGCAGCCGACGACATAACCGCATGGTGTATTCTGGCAGCAGTTATTGCCGTAGTTAAAGCAGGAACAGCCGTCAGCACACTGTTTATCATCGTGGCTGCCCTTGCCTATGTACTGGTCATGCTCTACGTCGTCCGACCTTTTCTGGTAAAATTTGCCGAAGTGTATGCGTCCAAAGAAAACATTAACCGAACGGTTATTGCCTTTATCTTTTTGCTGGTACTTATCTCCTCATTTATTACCGAACTGATAGGTATTCATGCACTGTTCGGCGCATTTCTGGCAGGGGCTATTATCCCGCATAATTTGCGATTCAAAGAAATTCTGGCAGAAAAAATAGAAGACATCAGTTTGGTATTGTTGCTGCCCATCTTTTTTGTGTTTACGGGTTTGCGTACACAAATAGGGCTACTGTCCGACGGCAACCTGTGGAGCATCTGCCTGCTTGTCATTGCCACGGCAGTTGTCGGCAAGTTCTTCGGGAGCGCTCTTCCCGCGCGAATTGTCGGGCAATCATGGCACGACAGCTTCGTCATAGGCGCGCTGATGAATACCCGTGGACTCATGGAACTCGTAGTGCTGAACATCGGCTATGAACTGGGCGTACTGTCGCCTGAAATTTTTGCAATGATGGTGCTGATGGCCGTACTCACTACCATGATGACCGGCCCCGCTTTAGACCTGATTGAAAAACTTTCCGAACGGCTGCGCCCTGCCCAAAACGCCCATGCAGCAAGCGACCGCTACCATATCCTCATCTCTTTTGGCGTACCGGCTATGGGGCGCAAATTATTGCAATTGGCCATGCAAATGGGGGCACCTCCGTACAATAATTTACAAATCACGGCGTTACATATTACACCAAATTCGCAAGTCAGCCCGATTGATGCACAGATATTTGAACAGGAAGGTTTTGCTCCCGTAAAAGAAATGGCAAACCAATTGCACATAGATATCAACTGCATTTATCGGACAACCGACGATTTGGTGAAAGAAGTAGAAGATACGGTAGAAGAAGGCAAATTTGATTTTCTGCTGGTAGGCAGCGCACGTTCTTTATTTACCACAGACAGAACCGGCGGCATTGTACAGCGCTTTCTGCATGAAATAGATACCGAAATCGGTATTTTGGTGGACAGAGGCTTAGACAAAATCAAAAAGTTGCTGTTATTGCTCGATGCGCCCGGCGATATGGCACTGTTGCCCTACGTGCAGCGATTTGCCGAAGGCGGCGCCCAACACCTCACGGTGCTTCAAACCGACCAGTACTTGTCTGATGAAAAAAGTTTGATGCAGAAAAACTTTTCCGAAAGTTTCGCTGTTGATATACTGGAAGTTACGTCTGCAACCGT